In the genome of Augochlora pura isolate Apur16 chromosome 8, APUR_v2.2.1, whole genome shotgun sequence, one region contains:
- the Myo61f gene encoding unconventional myosin 61F isoform X1, producing the protein MERGLHERDRVGVQDFVLLENFQSETAFIDNLRKRFKEDLIYTYIGQVLVSVNPYKKLPIYDPATIQYYHGRNFFEAPPHVFALADTAYQSLSKENLDQCILISGESGSGKTEASKKVLEFIAAATGHKKQVEEVNDKLIGSNPVLEAFGNAKTNRNDNSSRFGKYMDIQFNFQGDPIGGNILNYLLEKSRVVHQFTGERNFHIFYQLLAGAGDETLRKLFLKRNLDTYYYLSNGTKGTVDSIDDGSQYKEVINAMKTMEMNQQEQDDLFAIVASVLHMGNVGFTEEDGIAQILKPGSVEAVATLLGCDVKQLADAFTNRTIDARGDVVVSPLNRELAIYARDALAKAVYDRLFTWLVTRLNKSLQPVRDPPRKMVIGILDIYGFEIFQKNSFEQFCINYCNEKLQQLFIQLTLKSEQEEYLREGITWENIQYFNNKVICDLIEEKHKGIISLMDEECLRPGDPTDLSFLEKLNVNLNNHPHYISHMKADLQTQKLMGRDEFRLVHYAGDVTYNVRGFLEKNNDLLFRDLREVMSNTTNSINKRVFDVKDLTSKKRPETAITQFKNSLNNLMEILMGKEPSYIRCIKPNDYKMSHQFNDKIVLHQVKYLGLMENLRVRRAGFAYRRPYEQFLQRYKSLCPQTWPNYHGSAKDGVQILVCSLGFESEEYRMGNTKLFIRFPKTLFDTEDAFQMKKHDIAAIIQSKWRCILARRRFLRMKKASIIVQKNIRRWLAIREADKRRKAVITIRRFIEGFITRNGPPTEINMAFIELAKSQWLIKLSKTLPVGVLNNSWPPCPYSCREASERLRVIHKRWRARKYRLALSKEEKEQFELKILAESLFKEKKKSYAKSLGPKFQNDRLGAEYKALRQSFTNNILPRDETIKYATPVIKYDRHGYKPRERVLILTENAVYILDTLKTFKLKHRLPYKSIEELVVTGESDNLLIVRIPPELKKDKGDLILEVPYIIEALTKAIDITNNRNILKIVHTESVSHKLVSGKEGVIEFRTGTTPAISKNRQSGHLLVVNTNYAA; encoded by the exons ATGGAGCGTGGTCTGCACGAGCGGGACCGCGTCGGCGTCCAGGACTTCGTCCTTCTCGAAAACTTTCAGAGTGAGACGGCGTTCATCGATAATTTGCGGAAACGGTTCAAGGAAGATCTAATTTAC ACGTACATCGGTCAAGTACTCGTTTCCGTGAATCCTTACAAGAAGTTGCCGATTTATGATCCAGCAACGATCCAGTACTATCACGGTCGGAATTTCTTCGAAGCACCTCCACACGT tttCGCGCTGGCAGACACTGCGTATCAGTCTCTGTCAAAGGAGAATTTGGACCAGTGTATTCTCATCTCAG GCGAATCCGGTTCCGGGAAGACTGAAGCTTCGAAAAAGGTCCTCGAATTTATCGCAGCGGCCACGGGCCACAAGAAGCAAGTGGAGGAAGTAAACGATAAATTGATCGGTAGCAATCCCGTGCTCGAAGCGTTCGGAAACGCGAAAACTAATCGCAATGATAATTCGTCCCGTTTCGGCAAGTACATGGATatccaatttaatttccag GGAGACCCGATTGGcggaaatattttgaattaccTGCTAGAGAAATCGCGAGTGGTGCATCAGTTTACTGGGGAGAGGAACTTCCACATTTTCTATCAATTACTGGCTGGAGCTGGCGACGAGACTCTGAGGAAGCTATTCCTCAAAAGAAACTTGGACACTTACTATTATCTCTCCAACGGA ACAAAGGGTACCGTGGATAGTATCGACGATGGCAGTCAGTACAAGGAGGTGATTAATGCTATGAAGACCATGGAGATGAACCAACAGGAACAGGATGATCTATTCGCCATAGTCGCCTCTGTATTGCACATGGGAAACGTTGGTTTCACGGAAGAAGATGGAATCGCTCAAATTTTGAAACCTGGCTCGGTGGAGGCTGTTGCCACT TTACTGGGATGCGACGTGAAACAATTAGCGGATGCATTTACAAACCGCACAATAGACGCCCGCGGCGACGTGGTCGTATCTCCGTTGAACAGGGAGCTGGCAATTTATGCACGCGATGCACTGGCCAAAGCCGTATACGACAGACTGTTCACGTGGCTCGTGACCAGGTTGAATAAATCACTGCAACCGGTCCGTGATCCTCCGCGCAAGATGGTCATAGGAATCCTGGATATATATGGGTTTGAAATCTTCCAAAAGAACAG CTTCGAGCAgttctgtataaattattgtaacgaGAAGTTGCAACAGTTGTTCATTCAACTGACACTGAAATCCGAGCAGGAGGAATACTTGAGGGAGGGAATCACCTGGgagaatattcaatatttcaacaacAAAGTTATTTGTGATCTGATCGAGGAAAAGCATAAAG gtataatatcattaatggACGAGGAGTGCCTACGCCCCGGTGACCCAACTGACCTAAGCTTTCTGGAGAAGCTGAATGTCAATCTGAACAATCATCCTCACTACATAAGCCACATGAAAGCAGACTTGCAGACGCAGAAACTTATGGGGCGAGAT GAATTCAGATTAGTACATTACGCTGGCGATGTGACGTACAATGTCCGAGGATtccttgaaaaaaataatgaccTATTGTTCAGAGATTTGCGTGAAGTAATGTCGAATACAACGAATTCAATTAACAAG AGAGTGTTTGACGTCAAAGACTTGACCAGTAAAAAGAGACCAGAGACGGCTATTACACAGTTCAAGAACAGTTTAAACAACCTCATGGAGATCCTCATGGGCAAGGAGCCATCCTATATCCGTTGCATCAAGCCTAATGACTACAAAATGTCGC ATCAATTTAATGATAAGATTGTACTGCATCAAGTGAAGTATCTAGGTCTTATGGAGAATTTACGAGTTCGGCGAGCTGGTTTTGCCTATAGGAGACCATACGAACAATTCTTACAACGTTACAAGTCCCTTTGTCCACAAACTTGGCCAAATTATCATGGATCAGCCAAAGATGGTGTACAGATTCTCGTGTGTTCTCTTGGGTTTGAAAGTGAGGAATATAGGATGGGCAA CACGAAATTGTTCATACGATTCCCGAAGACATTATTCGACACAGAAGATGCCTTCCAAATGAAGAAACACGATATAGCTGCTATTATTCAAAGTAAATGGAGATGTATATTAGCTAGACGAAGGTTTTTGAGGATGAAGAAGGCATCTATCATTGtgcaaaaaaatattcgaagatgGTTGGCGATACGGGAGGCTGACAAAAGACGAAAAGCAGTTATCACCATTCGAAG GTTTATCGAAGGATTTATTACGCGGAACGGACCACCGACTGAAATCAATATGGCATTTATTGAATTGGCAAAGTCGCAATGGTTGATCAAGCTCTCTAAAACACTCCCAGTTGGcgttttgaataattcatggCCGCCATGTCCTTATTCTTGTCGAGAA gCCTCTGAACGCCTTCGCGTCATTCACAAAAGATGGAGAGCACGCAAATACAGGCTGGCCTTGTccaaggaagaaaaagaacagttcgaattgaaaattttagcAGAGTCTCTGTTtaaggagaagaaaaaatcaTATGCTAAGAGTTTAGGGCCAAAATTTCAAAACGATCGGCTTGGCGCAGAATACAAAGCGCTGAGACAGAGTTTcactaataatattcttcctagagatgaaactataaaa TATGCTACTCCcgttattaaatatgatcGGCATGGATACAAGCCCCGCGAAAGGGTTCtaattttaacagaaaatgCAGTGTACATTCTGGACACATTAAAAACGTTTAAACTTAAACACAGACTACCTTACAAGTCCATAGAAGAATTGGTGGTGACTGGAGAATCAGATAATCTGTTGATCGTCAGGATACCGCCCGAACTGAAAAAAGACAAA GGAGATTTAATATTGGAAGTACCATACATAATAGAAGCATTAACGAAAGCAATTGATATCACCAACAATCGAAATATCCTTAAAATAGTTCACACCGAATC gGTTTCACATAAACTAGTCAGCGGTAAAGAAGGTGTAATCGAATTCAGAACGGGTACAACACCAGCCATCAGTAAAAATAGGCAAAGTGGACACTTGCTGGTGGTAAATACAAACTATGCCGCATGA
- the Myo61f gene encoding unconventional myosin 61F isoform X4 — MGDERAVSDTGGGVSDSGKRPDVLKSNHEVRKKMERGLHERDRVGVQDFVLLENFQSETAFIDNLRKRFKEDLIYTYIGQVLVSVNPYKKLPIYDPATIQYYHGRNFFEAPPHVFALADTAYQSLSKENLDQCILISGESGSGKTEASKKVLEFIAAATGHKKQVEEVNDKLIGSNPVLEAFGNAKTNRNDNSSRFGKYMDIQFNFQGDPIGGNILNYLLEKSRVVHQFTGERNFHIFYQLLAGAGDETLRKLFLKRNLDTYYYLSNGTKGTVDSIDDGSQYKEVINAMKTMEMNQQEQDDLFAIVASVLHMGNVGFTEEDGIAQILKPGSVEAVATLLGCDVKQLADAFTNRTIDARGDVVVSPLNRELAIYARDALAKAVYDRLFTWLVTRLNKSLQPVRDPPRKMVIGILDIYGFEIFQKNSFEQFCINYCNEKLQQLFIQLTLKSEQEEYLREGITWENIQYFNNKVICDLIEEKHKGIISLMDEECLRPGDPTDLSFLEKLNVNLNNHPHYISHMKADLQTQKLMGRDEFRLVHYAGDVTYNVRGFLEKNNDLLFRDLREVMSNTTNSINKRVFDVKDLTSKKRPETAITQFKNSLNNLMEILMGKEPSYIRCIKPNDYKMSHQFNDKIVLHQVKYLGLMENLRVRRAGFAYRRPYEQFLQRYKSLCPQTWPNYHGSAKDGVQILVCSLGFESEEYRMGNTKLFIRFPKTLFDTEDAFQMKKHDIAAIIQSKWRCILARRRFLRMKKASIIVQKNIRRWLAIREADKRRKAVITIRRFIEGFITRNGPPTEINMAFIELAKSQWLIKLSKTLPVGVLNNSWPPCPYSCREASERLRVIHKRWRARKYRLALSKEEKEQFELKILAESLFKEKKKSYAKSLGPKFQNDRLGAEYKALRQSFTNNILPRDETIKYATPVIKYDRHGYKPRERVLILTENAVYILDTLKTFKLKHRLPYKSIEELVVTGESDNLLIVRIPPELKKDKGDLILEVPYIIEALTKAIDITNNRNILKIVHTESVSHKLVSGKEGVIEFRTGTTPAISKNRQSGHLLVVNTNYAA, encoded by the exons ATGGG cgACGAACGTGCGGTCTCCGACACTGGGGGCGGAGTGAGCGATTCCGGCAAGAGACCGGACGTCCTCAAAAGCAACCACGAGGTACGCAAGAAGATGGAGCGTGGTCTGCACGAGCGGGACCGCGTCGGCGTCCAGGACTTCGTCCTTCTCGAAAACTTTCAGAGTGAGACGGCGTTCATCGATAATTTGCGGAAACGGTTCAAGGAAGATCTAATTTAC ACGTACATCGGTCAAGTACTCGTTTCCGTGAATCCTTACAAGAAGTTGCCGATTTATGATCCAGCAACGATCCAGTACTATCACGGTCGGAATTTCTTCGAAGCACCTCCACACGT tttCGCGCTGGCAGACACTGCGTATCAGTCTCTGTCAAAGGAGAATTTGGACCAGTGTATTCTCATCTCAG GCGAATCCGGTTCCGGGAAGACTGAAGCTTCGAAAAAGGTCCTCGAATTTATCGCAGCGGCCACGGGCCACAAGAAGCAAGTGGAGGAAGTAAACGATAAATTGATCGGTAGCAATCCCGTGCTCGAAGCGTTCGGAAACGCGAAAACTAATCGCAATGATAATTCGTCCCGTTTCGGCAAGTACATGGATatccaatttaatttccag GGAGACCCGATTGGcggaaatattttgaattaccTGCTAGAGAAATCGCGAGTGGTGCATCAGTTTACTGGGGAGAGGAACTTCCACATTTTCTATCAATTACTGGCTGGAGCTGGCGACGAGACTCTGAGGAAGCTATTCCTCAAAAGAAACTTGGACACTTACTATTATCTCTCCAACGGA ACAAAGGGTACCGTGGATAGTATCGACGATGGCAGTCAGTACAAGGAGGTGATTAATGCTATGAAGACCATGGAGATGAACCAACAGGAACAGGATGATCTATTCGCCATAGTCGCCTCTGTATTGCACATGGGAAACGTTGGTTTCACGGAAGAAGATGGAATCGCTCAAATTTTGAAACCTGGCTCGGTGGAGGCTGTTGCCACT TTACTGGGATGCGACGTGAAACAATTAGCGGATGCATTTACAAACCGCACAATAGACGCCCGCGGCGACGTGGTCGTATCTCCGTTGAACAGGGAGCTGGCAATTTATGCACGCGATGCACTGGCCAAAGCCGTATACGACAGACTGTTCACGTGGCTCGTGACCAGGTTGAATAAATCACTGCAACCGGTCCGTGATCCTCCGCGCAAGATGGTCATAGGAATCCTGGATATATATGGGTTTGAAATCTTCCAAAAGAACAG CTTCGAGCAgttctgtataaattattgtaacgaGAAGTTGCAACAGTTGTTCATTCAACTGACACTGAAATCCGAGCAGGAGGAATACTTGAGGGAGGGAATCACCTGGgagaatattcaatatttcaacaacAAAGTTATTTGTGATCTGATCGAGGAAAAGCATAAAG gtataatatcattaatggACGAGGAGTGCCTACGCCCCGGTGACCCAACTGACCTAAGCTTTCTGGAGAAGCTGAATGTCAATCTGAACAATCATCCTCACTACATAAGCCACATGAAAGCAGACTTGCAGACGCAGAAACTTATGGGGCGAGAT GAATTCAGATTAGTACATTACGCTGGCGATGTGACGTACAATGTCCGAGGATtccttgaaaaaaataatgaccTATTGTTCAGAGATTTGCGTGAAGTAATGTCGAATACAACGAATTCAATTAACAAG AGAGTGTTTGACGTCAAAGACTTGACCAGTAAAAAGAGACCAGAGACGGCTATTACACAGTTCAAGAACAGTTTAAACAACCTCATGGAGATCCTCATGGGCAAGGAGCCATCCTATATCCGTTGCATCAAGCCTAATGACTACAAAATGTCGC ATCAATTTAATGATAAGATTGTACTGCATCAAGTGAAGTATCTAGGTCTTATGGAGAATTTACGAGTTCGGCGAGCTGGTTTTGCCTATAGGAGACCATACGAACAATTCTTACAACGTTACAAGTCCCTTTGTCCACAAACTTGGCCAAATTATCATGGATCAGCCAAAGATGGTGTACAGATTCTCGTGTGTTCTCTTGGGTTTGAAAGTGAGGAATATAGGATGGGCAA CACGAAATTGTTCATACGATTCCCGAAGACATTATTCGACACAGAAGATGCCTTCCAAATGAAGAAACACGATATAGCTGCTATTATTCAAAGTAAATGGAGATGTATATTAGCTAGACGAAGGTTTTTGAGGATGAAGAAGGCATCTATCATTGtgcaaaaaaatattcgaagatgGTTGGCGATACGGGAGGCTGACAAAAGACGAAAAGCAGTTATCACCATTCGAAG GTTTATCGAAGGATTTATTACGCGGAACGGACCACCGACTGAAATCAATATGGCATTTATTGAATTGGCAAAGTCGCAATGGTTGATCAAGCTCTCTAAAACACTCCCAGTTGGcgttttgaataattcatggCCGCCATGTCCTTATTCTTGTCGAGAA gCCTCTGAACGCCTTCGCGTCATTCACAAAAGATGGAGAGCACGCAAATACAGGCTGGCCTTGTccaaggaagaaaaagaacagttcgaattgaaaattttagcAGAGTCTCTGTTtaaggagaagaaaaaatcaTATGCTAAGAGTTTAGGGCCAAAATTTCAAAACGATCGGCTTGGCGCAGAATACAAAGCGCTGAGACAGAGTTTcactaataatattcttcctagagatgaaactataaaa TATGCTACTCCcgttattaaatatgatcGGCATGGATACAAGCCCCGCGAAAGGGTTCtaattttaacagaaaatgCAGTGTACATTCTGGACACATTAAAAACGTTTAAACTTAAACACAGACTACCTTACAAGTCCATAGAAGAATTGGTGGTGACTGGAGAATCAGATAATCTGTTGATCGTCAGGATACCGCCCGAACTGAAAAAAGACAAA GGAGATTTAATATTGGAAGTACCATACATAATAGAAGCATTAACGAAAGCAATTGATATCACCAACAATCGAAATATCCTTAAAATAGTTCACACCGAATC gGTTTCACATAAACTAGTCAGCGGTAAAGAAGGTGTAATCGAATTCAGAACGGGTACAACACCAGCCATCAGTAAAAATAGGCAAAGTGGACACTTGCTGGTGGTAAATACAAACTATGCCGCATGA
- the Myo61f gene encoding unconventional myosin 61F isoform X2 has translation MERGLHERDRVGVQDFVLLENFQSETAFIDNLRKRFKEDLIYTYIGQVLVSVNPYKKLPIYDPATIQYYHGRNFFEAPPHVFALADTAYQSLSKENLDQCILISGESGSGKTEASKKVLEFIAAATGHKKQVEEVNDKLIGSNPVLEAFGNAKTNRNDNSSRFGKYMDIQFNFQGDPIGGNILNYLLEKSRVVHQFTGERNFHIFYQLLAGAGDETLRKLFLKRNLDTYYYLSNGTKGTVDSIDDGSQYKEVINAMKTMEMNQQEQDDLFAIVASVLHMGNVGFTEEDGIAQILKPGSVEAVATLLGCDVKQLADAFTNRTIDARGDVVVSPLNRELAIYARDALAKAVYDRLFTWLVTRLNKSLQPVRDPPRKMVIGILDIYGFEIFQKNSFEQFCINYCNEKLQQLFIQLTLKSEQEEYLREGITWENIQYFNNKVICDLIEEKHKGIISLMDEECLRPGDPTDLSFLEKLNVNLNNHPHYISHMKADLQTQKLMGRDEFRLVHYAGDVTYNVRGFLEKNNDLLFRDLREVMSNTTNSINKRVFDVKDLTSKKRPETAITQFKNSLNNLMEILMGKEPSYIRCIKPNDYKMSHQFNDKIVLHQVKYLGLMENLRVRRAGFAYRRPYEQFLQRYKSLCPQTWPNYHGSAKDGVQILVCSLGFESEEYRMGNTKLFIRFPKTLFDTEDAFQMKKHDIAAIIQSKWRCILARRRFLRMKKASIIVQKNIRRWLAIREADKRRKAVITIRRFIEGFITRNGPPTEINMAFIELAKSQWLIKLSKTLPVGVLNNSWPPCPYSCREASERLRVIHKRWRARKYRLALSKEEKEQFELKILAESLFKEKKKSYAKSLGPKFQNDRLGAEYKALRQSFTNNILPRDETIKYATPVIKYDRHGYKPRERVLILTENAVYILDTLKTFKLKHRLPYKSIEELVVTGESDNLLIVRIPPELKKDKGDLILEVPYIIEALTKAIDITNNRNILKIVHTESVSHKLVSGKEGVIEFRTGTTPAISKNRQSGHLLVVASP, from the exons ATGGAGCGTGGTCTGCACGAGCGGGACCGCGTCGGCGTCCAGGACTTCGTCCTTCTCGAAAACTTTCAGAGTGAGACGGCGTTCATCGATAATTTGCGGAAACGGTTCAAGGAAGATCTAATTTAC ACGTACATCGGTCAAGTACTCGTTTCCGTGAATCCTTACAAGAAGTTGCCGATTTATGATCCAGCAACGATCCAGTACTATCACGGTCGGAATTTCTTCGAAGCACCTCCACACGT tttCGCGCTGGCAGACACTGCGTATCAGTCTCTGTCAAAGGAGAATTTGGACCAGTGTATTCTCATCTCAG GCGAATCCGGTTCCGGGAAGACTGAAGCTTCGAAAAAGGTCCTCGAATTTATCGCAGCGGCCACGGGCCACAAGAAGCAAGTGGAGGAAGTAAACGATAAATTGATCGGTAGCAATCCCGTGCTCGAAGCGTTCGGAAACGCGAAAACTAATCGCAATGATAATTCGTCCCGTTTCGGCAAGTACATGGATatccaatttaatttccag GGAGACCCGATTGGcggaaatattttgaattaccTGCTAGAGAAATCGCGAGTGGTGCATCAGTTTACTGGGGAGAGGAACTTCCACATTTTCTATCAATTACTGGCTGGAGCTGGCGACGAGACTCTGAGGAAGCTATTCCTCAAAAGAAACTTGGACACTTACTATTATCTCTCCAACGGA ACAAAGGGTACCGTGGATAGTATCGACGATGGCAGTCAGTACAAGGAGGTGATTAATGCTATGAAGACCATGGAGATGAACCAACAGGAACAGGATGATCTATTCGCCATAGTCGCCTCTGTATTGCACATGGGAAACGTTGGTTTCACGGAAGAAGATGGAATCGCTCAAATTTTGAAACCTGGCTCGGTGGAGGCTGTTGCCACT TTACTGGGATGCGACGTGAAACAATTAGCGGATGCATTTACAAACCGCACAATAGACGCCCGCGGCGACGTGGTCGTATCTCCGTTGAACAGGGAGCTGGCAATTTATGCACGCGATGCACTGGCCAAAGCCGTATACGACAGACTGTTCACGTGGCTCGTGACCAGGTTGAATAAATCACTGCAACCGGTCCGTGATCCTCCGCGCAAGATGGTCATAGGAATCCTGGATATATATGGGTTTGAAATCTTCCAAAAGAACAG CTTCGAGCAgttctgtataaattattgtaacgaGAAGTTGCAACAGTTGTTCATTCAACTGACACTGAAATCCGAGCAGGAGGAATACTTGAGGGAGGGAATCACCTGGgagaatattcaatatttcaacaacAAAGTTATTTGTGATCTGATCGAGGAAAAGCATAAAG gtataatatcattaatggACGAGGAGTGCCTACGCCCCGGTGACCCAACTGACCTAAGCTTTCTGGAGAAGCTGAATGTCAATCTGAACAATCATCCTCACTACATAAGCCACATGAAAGCAGACTTGCAGACGCAGAAACTTATGGGGCGAGAT GAATTCAGATTAGTACATTACGCTGGCGATGTGACGTACAATGTCCGAGGATtccttgaaaaaaataatgaccTATTGTTCAGAGATTTGCGTGAAGTAATGTCGAATACAACGAATTCAATTAACAAG AGAGTGTTTGACGTCAAAGACTTGACCAGTAAAAAGAGACCAGAGACGGCTATTACACAGTTCAAGAACAGTTTAAACAACCTCATGGAGATCCTCATGGGCAAGGAGCCATCCTATATCCGTTGCATCAAGCCTAATGACTACAAAATGTCGC ATCAATTTAATGATAAGATTGTACTGCATCAAGTGAAGTATCTAGGTCTTATGGAGAATTTACGAGTTCGGCGAGCTGGTTTTGCCTATAGGAGACCATACGAACAATTCTTACAACGTTACAAGTCCCTTTGTCCACAAACTTGGCCAAATTATCATGGATCAGCCAAAGATGGTGTACAGATTCTCGTGTGTTCTCTTGGGTTTGAAAGTGAGGAATATAGGATGGGCAA CACGAAATTGTTCATACGATTCCCGAAGACATTATTCGACACAGAAGATGCCTTCCAAATGAAGAAACACGATATAGCTGCTATTATTCAAAGTAAATGGAGATGTATATTAGCTAGACGAAGGTTTTTGAGGATGAAGAAGGCATCTATCATTGtgcaaaaaaatattcgaagatgGTTGGCGATACGGGAGGCTGACAAAAGACGAAAAGCAGTTATCACCATTCGAAG GTTTATCGAAGGATTTATTACGCGGAACGGACCACCGACTGAAATCAATATGGCATTTATTGAATTGGCAAAGTCGCAATGGTTGATCAAGCTCTCTAAAACACTCCCAGTTGGcgttttgaataattcatggCCGCCATGTCCTTATTCTTGTCGAGAA gCCTCTGAACGCCTTCGCGTCATTCACAAAAGATGGAGAGCACGCAAATACAGGCTGGCCTTGTccaaggaagaaaaagaacagttcgaattgaaaattttagcAGAGTCTCTGTTtaaggagaagaaaaaatcaTATGCTAAGAGTTTAGGGCCAAAATTTCAAAACGATCGGCTTGGCGCAGAATACAAAGCGCTGAGACAGAGTTTcactaataatattcttcctagagatgaaactataaaa TATGCTACTCCcgttattaaatatgatcGGCATGGATACAAGCCCCGCGAAAGGGTTCtaattttaacagaaaatgCAGTGTACATTCTGGACACATTAAAAACGTTTAAACTTAAACACAGACTACCTTACAAGTCCATAGAAGAATTGGTGGTGACTGGAGAATCAGATAATCTGTTGATCGTCAGGATACCGCCCGAACTGAAAAAAGACAAA GGAGATTTAATATTGGAAGTACCATACATAATAGAAGCATTAACGAAAGCAATTGATATCACCAACAATCGAAATATCCTTAAAATAGTTCACACCGAATC gGTTTCACATAAACTAGTCAGCGGTAAAGAAGGTGTAATCGAATTCAGAACGGGTACAACACCAGCCATCAGTAAAAATAGGCAAAGTGGACACTTGCTGGTG GTGGCATCTCCATAA